One window of the Populus nigra chromosome 4, ddPopNigr1.1, whole genome shotgun sequence genome contains the following:
- the LOC133692287 gene encoding SUMO-conjugating enzyme SCE1-like, whose product MSGGGIARGRLAEERKAWRKNHPHGFVAKPDNAPDGSLDLMMWKCIIPGKPGTDWEGGYFPLTLHFSEDYPSKPPKCKFPQGFFHPNVYPSGTVCLSILNEDYGWRPAITVKQILIGIQDLLDQPNPSDPAQTDGYQLFVQDPAEYRRRVRQQAKLYPPTL is encoded by the exons ATGTCAGGAGGAGGCATAGCTCGTGGTCGTCTTGCTGAAGAGAGAAAGGCATGGCGTAAGAATCACCCTCAC ggttttgtgGCTAAGCCTGATAATGCTCCAGATGGTTCTCTAGATTTGATGATGTGGAAGTGCATTATACCTGGCAAACCCGGG ACTGATTGGGAGGGTGGCTACTTCCCCCTCACTCTTCATTTCAGTGAGGACTACCCAAGCAAACCTCCAAAGTGCAAGTTCCCCCAAGGTTTCTTCCACCCTAATGTCTACCCTTCAGGAACTGTGTGCTTATCTATCCTCAATGAGGACTAT GGCTGGAGACCAGCCATTACTGTGAAGCAAATATTAATTGGCATTCAGGATTTACTTGATCAACCAAATCCTTCTGATCCTGCACAAACTGATGGCTATCAGCTTTTTGTCCAG GACCCTGCTGAGTACAGGAGAAGGGTGCGCCAACAAGCCAAGCTATACCCACCTACGCTCTGA
- the LOC133690659 gene encoding UDP-glucose flavonoid 3-O-glucosyltransferase 7-like — MDSEEKQIHVMFLPYLAPGHMMPMVDMARLLAGNGLKVTIITTTMNAAQFKNAIDRDIKSGRQISLATLRFPSIEAGLPEGCENLSSTTTPEMTLKLFHGIELLQPHIKMILQKHRPDCIASDYLFPWTVDVAIELGIPRLAFNGSGFFNLCVANSIDCHRPHNNVTSETEQFVIPGLPDKVTITRSQLPDIVKGENEVFSALFDKLKEAERKSFGVLMNSFYELEPAYADHFRKVTGIKAWHLGPVSLFNRNADDRLERGGKTSIRKHSCLDWLESKKPKSVLYICFGSLTRFSKTQISEIASALEESRHSFIWAVGKILKSDNEDNNLDRQQDWWLPEEYEDRLKNSGKGLIIKGWAPQLLILEHPAIGGFLTHCGWNSILEGICAGLPMVTWPIFAEQFYNEKLITQVLKLGVPVGNETWKVWANEESPLINRDKIEKAVRIVMGDTDEAIEMRKQASRLAAFAKMTIEEGGSSSNDLKALIEDIRTYKHATGRGESR, encoded by the coding sequence ATGGAttcagaagaaaaacaaattcatgtaATGTTCCTTCCCTACCTGGCACCAGGCCACATGATGCCAATGGTGGACATGGCTAGGCTATTAGCCGGAAATGGATTAAAGGTCACCATAATCACCACCACTATGAATGCCGCTCAGTTTAAGAATGCTATTGATCGGGATATCAAATCCGGTCGACAGATTTCGTTGGCAACTCTCCGTTTCCCTAGCATAGAAGCTGGTTTACCTGAAGGCTGCGAAAATTTATCCTCCACAACGACCCCTGAAATGACTTTGAAGCTGTTTCACGGCATAGAATTGCTGCAAccacatattaaaatgatcttgCAGAAGCACCGCCCTGACTGCATTGCCTCTGATTATCTCTTCCCATGGACAGTTGATGTTGCCATTGAACTTGGCATACCGAGGCTTGCCTTTAATGGAAGTGGATTCTTCAATCTTTGTGTTGCAAACAGCATTGATTGTCATCGACCTCACAACAATGTCACATCTGAGACAGAACAATTTGTCATCCCAGGCTTGCCAGACAAAGTAACCATTACAAGATCACAACTACCGGATATTGTCAAAGGCGAAAACGAAGTTTTCTCTGCTTTGTTTGATAAACTGAAGGAGGCAGAGAGGAAGAGCTTTGGAGTGTTGATGAATAGCTTTTATGAGTTAGAACCAGCCTATGCTGATCATTTCAGAAAAGTCACTGGAATCAAGGCGTGGCACTTGGGTCCTGTATCTCTGTTCAATAGAAATGCTGATGATAGACTAGAAAGAGGTGGCAAGACTTCAATACGTAAACATAGCTGCCTGGATTGGCTGGAATCCAAGAAACCGAAGTCCGTTCTCTACATTTGTTTCGGAAGCCTGACCAGATTTAGCAAGACTCAAATATCAGAAATTGCTAGTGCACTTGAAGAGTCGAGGCACTCTTTCATTTGGGCTGTAGGAAAAATCCTGAAATCTGACAACGAAGATAACAACCTGGATCGGCAGCAGGACTGGTGGCTACCAGAAGAGTATGAAGACAGGTTGAAGAACAGTGGCAAAGGATTGATTATAAAGGGATGGGCCCCGCAGCTGCTAATACTGGAGCACCCAGCAATTGGAGGGTTTTTAACTCACTGCGGCTGGAACTCTATTCTTGAAGGCATTTGTGCCGGTCTGCCCATGGTCACATGGCCAATTTTTGCAGAGCAGTTTTACAATGAGAAGCTCATAACTCAGGTGCTTAAATTAGGAGTGCCAGTTGGCAATGAGACTTGGAAAGTGTGGGCAAATGAGGAATCACCATTGATTAACAGAGACAAAATAGAGAAGGCAGTGAgaattgtaatgggtgacaCAGATGAGGCAATTGAGATGAGGAAACAAGCAAGTAGACTAGCAGCATTCGCGAAGATGACAATTGAAGAAGGCGGATCGTCTTCTAATGACTTGAAGGCCCTAATTGAGGACATCAGAACGTACAAACACGCAACAGGACGCGGGGAATCAAGGTGA